The following is a genomic window from candidate division KSB1 bacterium.
TTTTTGATTTGAACATTCCGGTTCTGCCGGAACATATACTTGCAGCGATACCGGCGGCTCAAATCGCCCAAAGCGAGTTTAATACACAGCCCGTGGGCAATGGTCCTTATAAACTCAAGGAATGGAAAGCCAACCAGCACATTAGTTTTGAACGCAATGAATACTGGCCGTTAAAGCAACCGGCATTGTCCGGGATTGTATTCACCATCTTACAGGATGACATGCTGCTGCTTTCCAACCTGAAAAACGGGCATATACATTTGGCGCCGCACCTCAATCAAACCGTATTCAATCAGATCAAGCGCATCCCCTCAATCCGGGCAGTGCGCAGCCGCTCCAAAAGTTATTCATTCATCGGCTGGAACTGTTCACAAGACCGGTTTGAACAAAAAATCAGACTCGCGCTAAGCCGGGCGATTAACAAAAAACAAATTATTGATATCTGTCTGGCCGGATATGCCAAACCGTTTCGAGGGCCATTTCTGCCTGAATCCAGATACTACAATCCCGAGCTTTCAGGGATACCCTACAATCCGAATAAAGCAAAGCAGATATTGGTTGATGAGGGCTGGCAGGATTCCAATGGGGACGGCATCCTCGAGAAAAACAACCGGCCGTTCGAACTGGTATTGACCATTAACGCCGCAAGCCAGCTGCAGAAAGATATAGCCACAGTGATTCAGTCGCAGTTGTCGCAAATTCGGTCTGGAGGTTTCAATACAACCACTGGAAATCAACGCATTTCTTAAATCTGTTTTCCGGGACCACAATTTCGATGCGGTCCTTCTGACCTGGGACACCGACTTTACAGTAGACCCTTTCTCCCTGTTTCATTCGATAATCCATTCAGGCGCGGCTATAATTTTGTGGGCTTTGCAAATT
Proteins encoded in this region:
- a CDS encoding ABC transporter substrate-binding protein encodes the protein MTLFKLNKDLDFEPRLAESWTVNSDSTLLTLVLRDDIKWSDGEKTTAKDVEFTVRIATHPQVPYPASSRFDRIQSVQALNDTTVQVKLESWYPDLFFDLNIPVLPEHILAAIPAAQIAQSEFNTQPVGNGPYKLKEWKANQHISFERNEYWPLKQPALSGIVFTILQDDMLLLSNLKNGHIHLAPHLNQTVFNQIKRIPSIRAVRSRSKSYSFIGWNCSQDRFEQKIRLALSRAINKKQIIDICLAGYAKPFRGPFLPESRYYNPELSGIPYNPNKAKQILVDEGWQDSNGDGILEKNNRPFELVLTINAASQLQKDIATVIQSQLSQIRSGGFNTTTGNQRIS